A window from Sus scrofa isolate TJ Tabasco breed Duroc chromosome 2, Sscrofa11.1, whole genome shotgun sequence encodes these proteins:
- the RELA gene encoding transcription factor p65 (The RefSeq protein aligns at 99% coverage compared to this genomic sequence), producing MDDLFPLIFPSEPAPASGPYVEIIEQPKQRGMRFRYKCEGRSAGSIPGERSTDTTKTHPTIKINGYTGPGTVRISLVTKDPPHRPHPHELVGKDCRDGFYEAELCPDRCIHSFQNLGIQCVKKRDLEQAINQRIQTNNNPFQVPIEEQRGDYDLNAVRLCFQVTVRDPAGRPLRLPPVLSHPIFDNRAPNTAELKICRVNRNSGSCLGGDEIFLLCDKVQKEDIEVYFTGPGWEARGSFSQADVHRQVAIVFRTPPYADPSLQAPVRVSMQLRRPSDRELSEPMEFQYLPDTDDRHRIEEKRKRTYETFKSIMKKSPFNGPTDPRPATRRIAVPSRSSASVPKPAPQPYPFTPSLSTINFDEFTPMAFASGQIPGQTSALAPAPAPVLVQAPAPAPAPAMASALAQAPAPVPVLAPGLAQAVAPPAPKTNQAGEGTLTEALLQLQFDTDEDLGALLGNNTDPTVFTDLASVDNSEFQQLLNQGVSMPPHTAEPMLMEYPEAITRLVTGSQRPPDPAPTPLGASGLTNGLLSGDEDFSSIADMDFSALLSQISS from the exons ACCTCTTCCCCCTCATCTTCCCCTCGG AGCCGGCCCCGGCCTCGGGCCCCTATGTGGAGATCATCGAGCAGCCCAAGCAGCGGGGCATGCGCTTCCGCTACAAGTGCGAGGGCCGCTCAGCCGGCAGTATCCCGGGCGAGAGGAGCACGGATACCACCAAGACCCACCCCACCATCAAG ATCAATGGCTACACGGGGCCAGGGACAGTGCGCATCTCCCTGGTCACCAAGGACCCCCCTCACCGGCCTCACCCCCATGAGCTCGTGGGGAAAGACTGCCGGGATGGCTTCTATGAGGCTGAGCTCTGCCCAGACCGCTGCATCCACAG CTTCCAGAACCTGGGGATCCAGTGTGTAAAGAAGCGGGACCTGGAACAGGCCATCAATCAGCGCATCCAGACCAACAACAACCCCTTCCAAG TTCCCATAGAAGAGCAGCGCGGGGACTACGACCTGAATGCTGTGCGGCTCTGCTTCCAGGTGACAGTGCGGGACCCAGCAGGCAGGCCCCTCCGCCTGCCGCCTGTCCTCTCTCACCCCATCTTTGACAACC GTGCCCCCAACACTGCAGAGCTCAAGATCTGCCGGGTGAATCGGAACTCGGGGAGCTGCCTTGGGGGCGATGAGATCTTCCTGCTGTGCGACAAGGTGCAGAAAG AGGACATCGAGGTGTATTTCACGGGCCCGGGCTGGGAGGCCCGAGGCTCCTTTTCACAAGCCGACGTGCACCGACAAGTGGCCATCGTGTTCCGGACGCCTCCCTACGCGGACCCCAGCCTGCAGGCCCCCGTGCGCGTCTCCATGCAGCTGCGGCGGCCTTCGGATCGGGAGCTCAGCGAGCCCATGGAATTCCAGTACTTGCCAGACACAG ATGACCGGCACCGGATTGAGGAGAAACGCAAAAGGACCTATGAGACCTTTAAGAGCATCATGAAGAAGAGTCCTTTCAATG GACCCACCGACCCCCGGCCTGCAACCCGGCGCATTGCTGTGCCTTCCCGCAGCTCAGCTTCCGTCCCCAAGCCAG CTCCCCAGCCCTATCCCTTTACGCCATCTCTCAGCACCATCAACTTTGACGAGTTCACGCCCATGGCCTTTGCTTCTGGGCAGATCCCAGGCCAGACCTCAGCCttggccccagcccctgccccagtccTGGTCCaggccccagccccggccccagccccagccatggCATCAGCTctggcccaggccccagcccctgtCCCCGTCCTagcccccggccttgctcaggctGTGGCCCCGCCTGCCCCTAAAACCAACCAGGCTGGGGAAGGGACACTGACAGAGgccctgctgcagctgcagtttgatACTGATGAGGACCTGGGGGCCCTGCTCGGCAATAACACTGACCCGACCGTGTTCACGGACCTGGCATCCGTCGACAACTCTGAGTTTCAGCAGCTGCTGAACCAGGGTGTATCCATGCCCCCCCACACAGCTGAGCCCATGCTGATGGAGTACCCTGAGGCTATAACTCGCTTGGTGACAGGGTCCCAGAGACCCCCTGACCCAGCTCCCACTCCCCTGGGGGCCTCTGGGCTCACCAACGGTCTCCTCTCGGGGGACGAAGACTTCTCCTCCATTGCGGACATGGACTTCTCAGCCCTTCTGAGTCAGATCAGCTCCTAA
- the SIPA1 gene encoding signal-induced proliferation-associated protein 1 isoform X2: MWAGGGGVGSPRRGLAPAPTDDLFARKLRQPSRPPLTPLTFEPRPARGPLLRSGSDAGEARPPTPASPRARAHSHEEASRPAVPPARCFSDPLALLGLPAEEPEPTFPPAPEPHWFAHYDVQSLLFDWAPRPRGQGGHAEAGSGTPASAQDQTAGSDLLLDAPGFVSELGGEGELGLGGPVSPPVPPALPNAAVSVLEEPQSRTSAYSLEHADLGAGYYRKYFYGKEHQNFFGLDEALGPVAVSLRREEKESSGGGTLHSYRIIVRTTQLRTLRGTISEDALPPGPPRGLSPRKLLEHVAPRLSLTCLRLGSASPKVPRTLLTLDEQVLSFQRKVGVLYCRAGQGSEEEMYNNQEAGPAFMQFLTLLGDVVRLKGFESYRAQLDTKTDSTGTHSLYTTYQDHEIMFHVSTMLPYTPNNQQQLLRKRHIGNDIVTIVFQEPGSKPFCPTTIRSHFQHVFLVVRAHAPCTPHTSYRVAVSRTQDTPAFGPALPPGGGPFPANADFRALLLAKALNGEQAAGHARQFHAMATRTRQQYLQDLATNEVTTTSLDSASRFGLPSLGGRRRAPPRGPGAELQAAGALVWGVRAAPGARGAAGAEVGGLDGSEVPCLLGISAETLVLVAPRDGRVVFNCACRDVLAWTFSEQQLDLYHGRGEAITLRLDGPPGQAVGEVVARLQLVSRGCETRELALPRDGQGRLGFEVDAEGFVTHVERFTFAETTGLRPGARLLRVCGQTLPSLGPEAAAQLLRSAPKVCVTVLPPDESGRPRRSFSELYALSLQEPSRRGAAEPVQEEAPAVALLPTTQQLLQVCLNDGSGPPGPADLAEERTEFLHSQNPPSPCSSLSDEAPVLPNTTPDLLLATTAKPAAPSAGRETPPTQDRPGSPGGCEDRDSPVPELRASFLPRTLSLRNSISKIMSEAGSETLEDEWQSISEIASTCNTILESLSREGQPIPESGDAKGTPKSDAESEPGSLSEKVSHLESLLRKLQEDLQKEKADRAALEEEVRSLRHNNRRLQAESESAAARLLLASKQLGSPTTDLA; the protein is encoded by the exons ATGTGGGCCGGCGGAGGTGGCGTGGGGAGCCCTCGGCGGGGCCTGGCGCCCGCGCCCACCGACGACCTCTTCGCCCGCAAGCTGCGCCAGCCCTCGCGGCCCCCGCTGACGCCGCTAACCTTCGAGCCCAGGCCGGCCCGGGGCCCGCTCCTGCGCAGCGGCAGCGATGCAGGCGAGGCCCGGCCCCCGACGCCCGCCAGCCCCCGCGCCCGCGCCCACAGCCACGAGGAGGCCAGCCGCCCCGCCGTGCCCCCCGCCCGGTGCTTCAGCGACCCGCTGGCACTGCTGGGGCTGCCGGCCGAAGAGCCGGAGCCCACCTTCCCACCAGCGCCCGAGCCCCACTGGTTCGCCCACTATGATGTGCAGAGCCTGCTCTTTGACTGGGCCCCGAGGCCACGAGGGCAGGGGGGCCACGCAGAGGCCGGCTCCGGGACCCCGGCCTCGGCTCAGGACCAGACTGCCGGCTCGGACCTGCTGCTTGACGCGCCCGGCTTTGTGAGTGAGCTCGGGGGTGAGGGCGAGCTGGGCCTGGGGGGACCGGTGTCGCCACCCGTGCCCCCCGCGCTGCCCAACGCGGCCGTGTCCGTCCTGGAGGAGCCACAGAGCCGGACCTCGGCCTACAGCCTGGAGCATGCAGACCTGGGTGCCGGCTACTACCGCAAGTACTTCTACGGCAAAG AACACCAGAACTTCTTCGGGCTGGACGAGGCGCTGGGCCCGGTGGCAGTGAGCCTGCGGCGGGAGGAGAAGGAGAGCAGCGGAGGGGGCACTCTGCACAGCTACCGCATCATCGTGCGCACCACGCAG CTCCGGACCCTCCGAGGCACCATCTCAGAGGACGCGCTACCACCAGGGCCCCCGAGAGGCCTGTCCCCAAGGAAGCTTCTAGAGCACGTGGCACCTCGGCTGAGCCTGACCTGCCTGCGCCTGGGCTCAGCTTCCCCAAAGGTGCCCCGTACGCTGCTCACACTGGATGAGCAAGTG CTCAGCTTCCAGCGCAAGGTGGGCGTGCTGTACTGCCGGGCGGGCCAGGGCTCGGAGGAGGAGATGTACAACAACCAGGAGGCAGGACCCGCCTTCATGCAGTTCCTCACGCTGCTGGGCGACGTGGTGCGGCTTAAAGGCTTTGAGAGCTACCGGGCCCAGCTGGACACCAAAA CGGATTCCACGGGCACCCACTCGCTCTACACCACGTACCAGGACCACGAGATCATGTTCCACGTGTCCACGATGCTGCCTTACACCCCCAATAACCAGCAGCAG CTCCTGCGGAAGCGCCACATCGGCAACGACATCGTGACCATCGTGTTCCAGGAACCGGGCAGCAAGCCCTTCTGCCCCACCACCATTCGCTCGCACTTCCAGCACGTGTTCCTAGTGGTGCGCGCCCACGCACCCTGCACTCCGCACACCTCCTACAG GGTGGCGGTGAGCCGCACCCAGGACACCCCGGCCTTTGGGCCCGCTCTGCCCCCCGGCGGAGGTCCCTTCCCGGCCAACGCCGACTTCCGGGCCCTCCTGCTGGCCAAGGCGCTCAATGGCGAGCAGGCCGCGGGCCACGCACGCCAGTTCCACGCCATGGCCACGCGCACGCGCCAGCAGTACCTGCAGGACCTGGCTACCAACGAAGTGACCACCACGTCGCTGGACTCCGCTTCGCGCTTCGGCCTGCCCTCCCTGGGCGGGAGGCGGCGGGCGCCCCCCCGCGGCCCGGGCGCCGAGCTGCAGGCGGCGGGCGCGCTGGTGTGGGGCGTGCGCGCAGCGCCTGGGGCGCGGGGCGCGGCCGGAGCCGAGGTGGGCGGCCTCGATGGCTCCGAGGTGCCCTGCCTGTTGGGCATCTCGGCCGAGACGCTGGTGCTGGTGGCGCCGCGCGACGGTCGCGTAGTCTTCAACTGTGCCTGTCGTGACGTGCTGGCCTGGACCTTCTCCGAGCAGCAGCTCGACCTGTACCACGGCCGCGGGGAGGCGATCACGTTGCGGCTCGACGGGCCCCCGGGTCAAGCCGTAGGCGAGGTGGTGGCGCGCCTGCAG CTGGTGAGCCGAGGCTGCGAGACCCGCGAGCTGGCGCTGCCCCGCGACGGCCAAGGCCGCCTGGGCTTCGAGGTGGACGCCGAGGGCTTCGTCACGCACGTGGAGCGCTTCACGTTCGCGGAGACCACAGGGCTGCGGCCGGGGGCGCGCCTACTGCGTGTTTGCGGCCAGACGCTGCCCAGTCTCGGCCCGGAGGCCGCGGCCCAGCTGCTGCGCTCGGCGCCCAAGGTCTGCGTCACCGTCCTGCCCCCCGACGAGAGCGGCCGGCCCCGCAG GAGCTTTTCGGAGCTGTACGCGCTGTCTCTGCAGGAGCCCAGCCGGCGGGGGGCTGCCGAGCCTGTGCAGGAGGAGGCCCCAGCCGTGGCCCTGCTGCCTACCACGCAGCAGCTGCTGCAAGTGTGTCTGAATGATGGCAGTGGTCCTCCAGGGCCCGCAGACCTGGCCGAGGAGAGGACCGAGTTCCTGCACAGCCAGAACCCGCCATCGCCCTGCAG ctccctgtcAGATGAGGCCCCCGTCCTGCCCAACACCACCCCGGACCTCCTCCTTGCCACGACGGCCAAGCCGGCAGCACCCAGTGCTGGCAGGGAGACACCCCCCACCCAG GACCGGCCGGGCAGCCCCGGTGGCTGTGAGGACAGGGACAGCCCAGTCCCAGAGCTGAGGGCCTCCTTCCTGCCACGGACCTTGTCTCTGAGGAACTCTATCAGCAAAA TCATGTCGGAGGCGGGCAGCGAGACCCTGGAAGACGAGTGGCAGTCCATCTCCGAGATCGCCTCCACTTGCAACACCATCCTGGAGTCGCTGTCCCGGGAGG GACAGCCCATCCCAGAGAGCGGAGATGCCAAGGGAACGCCCAAGTCTGATGCCGA GTCAGAACCCGGGAGCCTGTCCGAGAAGGTCTCTCACCTGGAGTCCCTGCTCCGGAAGCTGCAGGAAGACCTGCAGAAG GAGAAGGCAGACAGggcagccctggaggaggaggtgcgGAGCCTGCGGCACAACAACCGGCGGCTCCAGGCCGAATCAGAGAGCGCAGCCGCCCGCCTGCTCCTGGCCTCCAAGCAGCTGGGCTCCCCCACCACCGACCTGGCCTGA
- the SIPA1 gene encoding signal-induced proliferation-associated protein 1 isoform X1, which yields MWAGGGGVGSPRRGLAPAPTDDLFARKLRQPSRPPLTPLTFEPRPARGPLLRSGSDAGEARPPTPASPRARAHSHEEASRPAVPPARCFSDPLALLGLPAEEPEPTFPPAPEPHWFAHYDVQSLLFDWAPRPRGQGGHAEAGSGTPASAQDQTAGSDLLLDAPGFVSELGGEGELGLGGPVSPPVPPALPNAAVSVLEEPQSRTSAYSLEHADLGAGYYRKYFYGKEHQNFFGLDEALGPVAVSLRREEKESSGGGTLHSYRIIVRTTQLRTLRGTISEDALPPGPPRGLSPRKLLEHVAPRLSLTCLRLGSASPKVPRTLLTLDEQVLSFQRKVGVLYCRAGQGSEEEMYNNQEAGPAFMQFLTLLGDVVRLKGFESYRAQLDTKTDSTGTHSLYTTYQDHEIMFHVSTMLPYTPNNQQQLLRKRHIGNDIVTIVFQEPGSKPFCPTTIRSHFQHVFLVVRAHAPCTPHTSYRVAVSRTQDTPAFGPALPPGGGPFPANADFRALLLAKALNGEQAAGHARQFHAMATRTRQQYLQDLATNEVTTTSLDSASRFGLPSLGGRRRAPPRGPGAELQAAGALVWGVRAAPGARGAAGAEVGGLDGSEVPCLLGISAETLVLVAPRDGRVVFNCACRDVLAWTFSEQQLDLYHGRGEAITLRLDGPPGQAVGEVVARLQLVSRGCETRELALPRDGQGRLGFEVDAEGFVTHVERFTFAETTGLRPGARLLRVCGQTLPSLGPEAAAQLLRSAPKVCVTVLPPDESGRPRRSFSELYALSLQEPSRRGAAEPVQEEAPAVALLPTTQQLLQVCLNDGSGPPGPADLAEERTEFLHSQNPPSPCSSLSDEAPVLPNTTPDLLLATTAKPAAPSAGRETPPTQDRPGSPGGCEDRDSPVPELRASFLPRTLSLRNSISKIMSEAGSETLEDEWQSISEIASTCNTILESLSREDGPSVPTGQPIPESGDAKGTPKSDAESEPGSLSEKVSHLESLLRKLQEDLQKEKADRAALEEEVRSLRHNNRRLQAESESAAARLLLASKQLGSPTTDLA from the exons ATGTGGGCCGGCGGAGGTGGCGTGGGGAGCCCTCGGCGGGGCCTGGCGCCCGCGCCCACCGACGACCTCTTCGCCCGCAAGCTGCGCCAGCCCTCGCGGCCCCCGCTGACGCCGCTAACCTTCGAGCCCAGGCCGGCCCGGGGCCCGCTCCTGCGCAGCGGCAGCGATGCAGGCGAGGCCCGGCCCCCGACGCCCGCCAGCCCCCGCGCCCGCGCCCACAGCCACGAGGAGGCCAGCCGCCCCGCCGTGCCCCCCGCCCGGTGCTTCAGCGACCCGCTGGCACTGCTGGGGCTGCCGGCCGAAGAGCCGGAGCCCACCTTCCCACCAGCGCCCGAGCCCCACTGGTTCGCCCACTATGATGTGCAGAGCCTGCTCTTTGACTGGGCCCCGAGGCCACGAGGGCAGGGGGGCCACGCAGAGGCCGGCTCCGGGACCCCGGCCTCGGCTCAGGACCAGACTGCCGGCTCGGACCTGCTGCTTGACGCGCCCGGCTTTGTGAGTGAGCTCGGGGGTGAGGGCGAGCTGGGCCTGGGGGGACCGGTGTCGCCACCCGTGCCCCCCGCGCTGCCCAACGCGGCCGTGTCCGTCCTGGAGGAGCCACAGAGCCGGACCTCGGCCTACAGCCTGGAGCATGCAGACCTGGGTGCCGGCTACTACCGCAAGTACTTCTACGGCAAAG AACACCAGAACTTCTTCGGGCTGGACGAGGCGCTGGGCCCGGTGGCAGTGAGCCTGCGGCGGGAGGAGAAGGAGAGCAGCGGAGGGGGCACTCTGCACAGCTACCGCATCATCGTGCGCACCACGCAG CTCCGGACCCTCCGAGGCACCATCTCAGAGGACGCGCTACCACCAGGGCCCCCGAGAGGCCTGTCCCCAAGGAAGCTTCTAGAGCACGTGGCACCTCGGCTGAGCCTGACCTGCCTGCGCCTGGGCTCAGCTTCCCCAAAGGTGCCCCGTACGCTGCTCACACTGGATGAGCAAGTG CTCAGCTTCCAGCGCAAGGTGGGCGTGCTGTACTGCCGGGCGGGCCAGGGCTCGGAGGAGGAGATGTACAACAACCAGGAGGCAGGACCCGCCTTCATGCAGTTCCTCACGCTGCTGGGCGACGTGGTGCGGCTTAAAGGCTTTGAGAGCTACCGGGCCCAGCTGGACACCAAAA CGGATTCCACGGGCACCCACTCGCTCTACACCACGTACCAGGACCACGAGATCATGTTCCACGTGTCCACGATGCTGCCTTACACCCCCAATAACCAGCAGCAG CTCCTGCGGAAGCGCCACATCGGCAACGACATCGTGACCATCGTGTTCCAGGAACCGGGCAGCAAGCCCTTCTGCCCCACCACCATTCGCTCGCACTTCCAGCACGTGTTCCTAGTGGTGCGCGCCCACGCACCCTGCACTCCGCACACCTCCTACAG GGTGGCGGTGAGCCGCACCCAGGACACCCCGGCCTTTGGGCCCGCTCTGCCCCCCGGCGGAGGTCCCTTCCCGGCCAACGCCGACTTCCGGGCCCTCCTGCTGGCCAAGGCGCTCAATGGCGAGCAGGCCGCGGGCCACGCACGCCAGTTCCACGCCATGGCCACGCGCACGCGCCAGCAGTACCTGCAGGACCTGGCTACCAACGAAGTGACCACCACGTCGCTGGACTCCGCTTCGCGCTTCGGCCTGCCCTCCCTGGGCGGGAGGCGGCGGGCGCCCCCCCGCGGCCCGGGCGCCGAGCTGCAGGCGGCGGGCGCGCTGGTGTGGGGCGTGCGCGCAGCGCCTGGGGCGCGGGGCGCGGCCGGAGCCGAGGTGGGCGGCCTCGATGGCTCCGAGGTGCCCTGCCTGTTGGGCATCTCGGCCGAGACGCTGGTGCTGGTGGCGCCGCGCGACGGTCGCGTAGTCTTCAACTGTGCCTGTCGTGACGTGCTGGCCTGGACCTTCTCCGAGCAGCAGCTCGACCTGTACCACGGCCGCGGGGAGGCGATCACGTTGCGGCTCGACGGGCCCCCGGGTCAAGCCGTAGGCGAGGTGGTGGCGCGCCTGCAG CTGGTGAGCCGAGGCTGCGAGACCCGCGAGCTGGCGCTGCCCCGCGACGGCCAAGGCCGCCTGGGCTTCGAGGTGGACGCCGAGGGCTTCGTCACGCACGTGGAGCGCTTCACGTTCGCGGAGACCACAGGGCTGCGGCCGGGGGCGCGCCTACTGCGTGTTTGCGGCCAGACGCTGCCCAGTCTCGGCCCGGAGGCCGCGGCCCAGCTGCTGCGCTCGGCGCCCAAGGTCTGCGTCACCGTCCTGCCCCCCGACGAGAGCGGCCGGCCCCGCAG GAGCTTTTCGGAGCTGTACGCGCTGTCTCTGCAGGAGCCCAGCCGGCGGGGGGCTGCCGAGCCTGTGCAGGAGGAGGCCCCAGCCGTGGCCCTGCTGCCTACCACGCAGCAGCTGCTGCAAGTGTGTCTGAATGATGGCAGTGGTCCTCCAGGGCCCGCAGACCTGGCCGAGGAGAGGACCGAGTTCCTGCACAGCCAGAACCCGCCATCGCCCTGCAG ctccctgtcAGATGAGGCCCCCGTCCTGCCCAACACCACCCCGGACCTCCTCCTTGCCACGACGGCCAAGCCGGCAGCACCCAGTGCTGGCAGGGAGACACCCCCCACCCAG GACCGGCCGGGCAGCCCCGGTGGCTGTGAGGACAGGGACAGCCCAGTCCCAGAGCTGAGGGCCTCCTTCCTGCCACGGACCTTGTCTCTGAGGAACTCTATCAGCAAAA TCATGTCGGAGGCGGGCAGCGAGACCCTGGAAGACGAGTGGCAGTCCATCTCCGAGATCGCCTCCACTTGCAACACCATCCTGGAGTCGCTGTCCCGGGAGG ATGGTCCCTCTGTCCCCACAGGACAGCCCATCCCAGAGAGCGGAGATGCCAAGGGAACGCCCAAGTCTGATGCCGA GTCAGAACCCGGGAGCCTGTCCGAGAAGGTCTCTCACCTGGAGTCCCTGCTCCGGAAGCTGCAGGAAGACCTGCAGAAG GAGAAGGCAGACAGggcagccctggaggaggaggtgcgGAGCCTGCGGCACAACAACCGGCGGCTCCAGGCCGAATCAGAGAGCGCAGCCGCCCGCCTGCTCCTGGCCTCCAAGCAGCTGGGCTCCCCCACCACCGACCTGGCCTGA